ATATTAGTAGTTCTTATTACAGCCTATCTAGTAAACTATGAATTTGATAACAATACAGAAGCTATAGCCTATACAACAAAAAGAGGAAGAAATCTCATCTTAGATAAGCTATATATAGCCATAGTTTCAAATATATTAACGGCTACAATTATCTTAATTACTAGTTTAGGATTGTATTTTATGATTTTTAACTATTCAGGACTTTGGAATGTTCCTATAAGCAGTTATTTTAACGCTGAATATAATTTTCCATATATGTCCTGGTGGCATATGTCATTTATACAATACTTAATTTCCAGTATAGGACTTATTTATGCTAGCATATTACTTTTTACTGGGATCACCTTTATTATAGCAACAGATATAAAAAATACCTATATTGTATTTTTTGTTTTTGCTATAATATTTGGGCTATTTTTAATTGTTCCTAACATAGCGCCTAGAAATAGCAATACAGTTTTTCTGGGTGGATTCACACCGTTTTTTTTAATTATGAATCCTTTTGTATGGTTTATGGAAAGTGGTGCTTTTACAACTTTTAAATATTATGAATTAACTACAGTGGGTATATGGTTAGTATTATTATTAATCTTTGGTAGTGTAGCAGTTAAAAAATTTAAAAAGCAAGATATATAGAAAGGTGAGTTGAATGAGGATTATTATAAATGAATTAAAGAAAATATTTAATATAAAGTTTATCATATTGCTAGTTTTAATAAATATTATTATGTATTTTCTCTTTATTGAATTTGAGATAACAAATTTCCCAAATGGTAGACCAGCTTTAGATATTTACAATATGCTTGTAGAAATGGAAGATAGTTATGGTGAATTTATGGATGGGGAAGAATTTGATGATTTTAAAGTAAAATATGAAGAGGTTAAAAGAGAAGCTGATAAGTATATTCAATCTAGAGAGGATTTTAAAAGAGCAGGTATAAATAATTATGATGAATTTGCTAGTATAGACATAACAAATAAAGAACTGGATAGACTTCATGATGATGTATTTTTTGAGAAGGAAATAGATGTTTTTTGGGAACTGCCTTGGAGAGAGGAGTATATACGAGTTTATGAAAATAGAAAAGAAATAATGATGGAAAAGTCATCAAATGAGAAACAAGAAACAAGAATTAAAGACATATTAGAAAATGACATAGAGACCTCAGTTTTTTCCGATGTAATATTTTTTAATTATAATAATTTAATAAAGCCTGTAGTTACAACTATATTACTAAGTGTAATGTTTATGATAACACCCATATATTTAATAGACAATAAAAACAGGATAAATTATCTTCAATATACATCTAAAATAGGAAGGAAAATATTTAAGAAGAAGATAATTGCAGGACTCTTGGCATCTTTTATAGTGGTAACTATACAGTTTATATGTTTTTTTAGCCTATATGCTACAAATAATACATTTATGTTTCTTAATTCCAATATAAACTCGATATATAATACTATTATTTCTTGGTATGATTTAACATTTATTCAATATATATCGTTATCAATAATAGGAACTTATATATTGGCTTTTGTATTTACCTTGACGTCCATGTTGGTTTCTACTATGGGTCAAAACTATATAACTGTAATTGGTATTCAATTACCTATAGCATTATTTACTTTTATGGTATTATTAAAGCATTTGATATATTATATGACAAGTATCAGATATCCAAAATATTTTTTAGGTTTATCTTATA
The sequence above is drawn from the Clostridiisalibacter paucivorans DSM 22131 genome and encodes:
- a CDS encoding ABC transporter permease, producing MRIIINELKKIFNIKFIILLVLINIIMYFLFIEFEITNFPNGRPALDIYNMLVEMEDSYGEFMDGEEFDDFKVKYEEVKREADKYIQSREDFKRAGINNYDEFASIDITNKELDRLHDDVFFEKEIDVFWELPWREEYIRVYENRKEIMMEKSSNEKQETRIKDILENDIETSVFSDVIFFNYNNLIKPVVTTILLSVMFMITPIYLIDNKNRINYLQYTSKIGRKIFKKKIIAGLLASFIVVTIQFICFFSLYATNNTFMFLNSNINSIYNTIISWYDLTFIQYISLSIIGTYILAFVFTLTSMLVSTMGQNYITVIGIQLPIALFTFMVLLKHLIYYMTSIRYPKYFLGLSYIILILISTIYMIIRWRREKKIDIVY